A window from Bosea sp. ANAM02 encodes these proteins:
- a CDS encoding diguanylate cyclase, whose protein sequence is MNSQQLTAATQPHYDRALAAAAVGAWECNLATESLSWTDGVYDLFGLQRGSAIYRSATLDLYEERSRREMNQARSKAIGTGQGFALDCRIRAASGEKRWMRLIVGVGHEHGRPIRIFGSKQDVTAEKGLWSETASLMRANASTSLTARRSFSDALRQFRHERGREPERFALAIFGIDRFATLVENYGQAAGDDVIRHFGERLRRLFPDALAIDQTGPGAFALLLRMPGDKGYLASMLSGTRKLLCRPMSRGHHVIDFTLSIGAALLTPEGYREQNEIFAEAEAALQVAGMAGGDCVRVFDGPVTAVSRVALAG, encoded by the coding sequence GTGAACAGCCAGCAGCTTACCGCGGCAACGCAGCCTCACTATGATCGCGCGCTCGCGGCCGCCGCCGTCGGCGCCTGGGAATGCAATCTCGCCACGGAATCGCTGAGCTGGACCGACGGCGTCTACGACCTGTTCGGCCTGCAGCGCGGATCCGCCATCTATCGCAGCGCCACGCTTGACCTCTACGAGGAGCGCTCGCGTCGCGAGATGAACCAGGCGCGCAGCAAGGCGATCGGCACCGGTCAGGGGTTCGCGCTGGATTGCCGGATCAGGGCGGCGAGTGGCGAGAAGCGCTGGATGCGCCTCATCGTCGGCGTGGGTCATGAACACGGCCGGCCGATCCGCATCTTCGGCTCGAAACAGGACGTCACCGCCGAGAAGGGGCTGTGGAGCGAGACCGCCTCGCTCATGCGAGCCAATGCCTCGACGAGCCTGACGGCGCGTCGCAGCTTCAGCGATGCCTTGCGCCAGTTCAGGCACGAGCGCGGTCGCGAGCCCGAGCGCTTCGCTCTCGCGATCTTCGGCATCGACAGGTTCGCGACGCTCGTCGAGAATTACGGCCAGGCTGCGGGCGACGACGTGATCCGCCATTTCGGCGAGCGGCTGCGCCGGCTGTTCCCGGACGCGCTGGCCATCGACCAGACCGGCCCCGGCGCGTTCGCCCTGCTGCTGCGCATGCCCGGCGACAAGGGCTATCTCGCCTCGATGCTGTCGGGCACGCGCAAATTGCTGTGCCGCCCGATGTCGCGCGGCCATCACGTCATCGATTTCACGCTCTCGATCGGCGCGGCCCTGCTGACGCCGGAGGGCTATCGCGAGCAGAACGAGATCTTCGCCGAGGCAGAAGCCGCGCTTCAGGTCGCCGGCATGGCCGGCGGCGATTGCGTTCGCGTCTTCGACGGGCCGGTGACGGCCGTCAGCCGGGTCGCGCTCGCCGGCTGA
- a CDS encoding N-acetylmuramoyl-L-alanine amidase codes for MIDTSPHDTATPDSRFAAKVFPSPNHGERKHADGTPGRRPDMLILHYTGMPVAGEALQWLCNPVAQVSSHYFVFENGHTLQLVPEGRRAWHAGASHWAGETDINSCSIGIEIANPGHPGGLPDYPEEQIAATLNLCRDICERWSIPPERVLAHSDIAPGRKIDPGEKFPWRRFAEAGVGLWTEPAPIRGGRFLARGESGQPVEALQAMFAMLGYGVTVDGVFDEKLEAVVAAFQRHWRPEKVDGVADSSTITTLRDLLAATQASRTA; via the coding sequence ATGATCGACACATCGCCCCACGATACAGCCACCCCCGACAGCCGCTTCGCCGCGAAGGTCTTTCCCTCGCCGAACCATGGCGAGCGCAAGCACGCGGACGGGACGCCCGGCCGCCGGCCGGACATGCTGATCCTGCACTACACCGGCATGCCGGTCGCGGGCGAAGCGCTGCAATGGCTCTGCAACCCGGTGGCGCAGGTCTCCTCGCATTATTTCGTCTTCGAGAACGGCCACACGCTCCAGCTCGTGCCGGAAGGCCGCCGCGCCTGGCATGCCGGCGCCTCGCACTGGGCCGGCGAGACCGACATCAACTCCTGTTCGATCGGCATCGAGATCGCCAATCCCGGCCACCCCGGCGGCCTGCCCGACTATCCCGAAGAGCAGATCGCGGCGACGCTCAACCTCTGCCGCGACATCTGCGAGCGCTGGTCCATCCCCCCTGAGCGCGTGCTCGCCCATTCCGACATCGCGCCGGGCCGCAAGATCGATCCCGGCGAGAAATTCCCGTGGCGCCGCTTTGCCGAGGCGGGCGTCGGCCTCTGGACGGAACCGGCCCCGATCCGCGGCGGACGCTTCCTCGCCCGTGGCGAGAGCGGCCAGCCGGTCGAGGCCCTGCAGGCGATGTTCGCCATGCTCGGCTACGGCGTCACCGTCGACGGCGTCTTCGACGAGAAGTTGGAGGCGGTCGTCGCCGCCTTCCAGCGCCACTGGCGCCCGGAGAAGGTCGACGGCGTCGCCGATTCCTCGACGATCACGACGCTGCGCGACCTGCTCGCCGCGACGCAAGCGAGCCGCACGGCCTGA
- a CDS encoding ABC transporter permease, translated as MSLLEAIRSALSAIGANALRSALTMLGIIIGVAAVIAMVAIGSGARARVTGQIKSLGANLAIIQSGNVTQGGVRLGAGASSTLTDEDAAAILREVEDVTAAAPVLVTRAQAVYAGTNWSTQITATDLDFFTAREWEIGSGRLFEPEELRKGEIVAVIGQTVARNLFGEENPLDQQFRIRNVPFKVIGVMAPKGQSALGQDQDDVIFVPLDTGRRRIVGRNYARDRSVQSIMVKFASEEAIAPGIAEVTALLRQRHRLMEDQEDDFIVRNLTEIANTATAAANTLSWLLAAVAAVSLLVGGIGIMNIMLVSVTERTREIGLRLAVGARQSAVLTQFLIEATTLATIGGAVGVGLGIAAALTIAHVAGWPSVISLETILIAVGVSGLIGVFFGFYPARRAARLDPIEALRRE; from the coding sequence ATGAGCCTTCTGGAAGCGATCCGCTCTGCCCTCTCGGCCATCGGCGCCAATGCCTTGCGCTCGGCCCTGACGATGCTCGGCATCATCATCGGCGTCGCCGCCGTCATCGCCATGGTTGCGATCGGCTCCGGCGCCCGGGCGCGCGTCACCGGCCAGATCAAGTCGCTCGGCGCCAATCTCGCCATCATCCAGTCCGGCAACGTCACGCAGGGCGGCGTCAGGCTCGGCGCCGGCGCCTCTTCCACCCTCACCGACGAGGATGCGGCCGCGATCCTGCGCGAGGTCGAGGACGTCACCGCTGCCGCGCCCGTCCTCGTCACCCGCGCGCAGGCGGTCTATGCCGGCACCAACTGGTCGACCCAGATCACCGCCACCGATCTCGATTTCTTCACCGCCCGCGAATGGGAGATCGGATCAGGCCGCCTGTTCGAGCCCGAGGAACTGCGCAAGGGCGAGATCGTCGCCGTGATCGGCCAGACGGTCGCGCGCAACCTCTTCGGCGAGGAAAACCCGCTCGACCAGCAGTTCCGCATCCGCAACGTGCCCTTCAAGGTCATCGGCGTGATGGCGCCCAAGGGGCAGTCGGCGCTGGGGCAGGACCAGGACGACGTCATCTTCGTGCCGCTCGACACCGGCCGGCGTCGCATCGTCGGGCGCAACTATGCCCGCGACCGCTCGGTCCAGAGCATCATGGTCAAGTTCGCCAGCGAGGAAGCGATCGCGCCGGGCATCGCCGAGGTCACCGCCCTGCTGCGCCAGCGCCACCGACTGATGGAGGATCAGGAGGACGATTTCATCGTCCGCAACCTCACCGAGATCGCCAATACCGCGACCGCCGCCGCCAACACCCTCTCCTGGCTGCTGGCCGCGGTCGCAGCCGTCTCGTTGCTCGTCGGTGGCATCGGCATCATGAACATCATGCTGGTCTCGGTGACCGAGCGCACCCGCGAGATCGGCTTGAGACTCGCGGTCGGCGCCCGCCAGAGCGCCGTGCTGACCCAGTTCCTGATCGAGGCGACGACGCTCGCCACGATCGGCGGCGCGGTCGGCGTCGGGCTCGGCATCGCGGCGGCGCTGACCATCGCCCATGTCGCCGGCTGGCCTTCGGTGATCTCGCTCGAGACGATCCTGATCGCGGTCGGCGTCTCCGGGCTGATCGGCGTGTTCTTCGGCTTCTACCCGGCGCGCCGGGCGGCCAGGCTTGATCCGATCGAGGCGCTCCGGCGCGAGTGA
- a CDS encoding GNAT family N-acetyltransferase — MTTTDETRLIRKAVAADEPRIRAIRMGVRENILSDPTKVTDEDVAWYREQAIFLVAEEAGEIAGFACANHQTGLIWALFIDPALEGRGHGRALIDAALAGLKVAGHAQAWLETGAGTRAERFYVRHGWRDMGRGLDGQIVFTRLL, encoded by the coding sequence GTGACGACGACCGACGAGACAAGGCTGATCCGCAAGGCAGTGGCGGCGGATGAACCGCGCATCCGTGCGATCCGTATGGGCGTGCGCGAGAACATCCTCAGCGACCCCACGAAGGTCACGGACGAGGATGTCGCCTGGTATCGCGAGCAGGCGATCTTCCTTGTCGCTGAAGAGGCGGGCGAGATCGCGGGATTCGCCTGCGCCAACCATCAGACCGGGCTGATCTGGGCCCTGTTCATCGATCCCGCGCTGGAGGGGCGGGGCCATGGCCGCGCGCTGATCGATGCGGCTCTGGCTGGATTGAAGGTTGCGGGCCATGCCCAGGCCTGGCTCGAAACCGGGGCGGGCACGCGAGCGGAGCGCTTCTATGTCCGCCATGGCTGGCGCGATATGGGCCGAGGCCTCGACGGGCAGATCGTCTTCACCCGGCTGCTGTGA
- a CDS encoding ABC transporter ATP-binding protein codes for MPLIETRDLSRVYDLDSGRVTALDRVSLAIEAGDLVAVMGPSGSGKSTFMNLIGCLDRPSGGHYVLDGVAVETLSGDGLAELRNRKLGFVFQQFNLLPRIDACANVELPMVYAGVARAERKRRALAALARVGLAERAHHRPMQLSGGQQQRVAIARALVNQPRLLLADEPTGALDSRTALEILALFQDLNREGVTVVLVTHDAEVARHARRLIRFRDGHLLSDLRQEPADARAALAAFDVGIGLPEAAA; via the coding sequence ATGCCCCTAATCGAAACCCGCGACCTCTCCCGCGTCTACGACCTCGATTCCGGCCGCGTCACGGCGCTGGACCGGGTGTCGCTGGCGATCGAGGCCGGCGATCTCGTCGCGGTGATGGGGCCGTCCGGCTCGGGCAAGTCGACCTTCATGAACCTGATCGGCTGCCTCGACCGGCCGAGCGGCGGCCATTACGTGCTCGACGGCGTCGCGGTCGAGACGCTGTCCGGCGACGGTCTCGCCGAGTTGCGCAACCGCAAGCTCGGCTTCGTCTTCCAGCAGTTCAACCTGCTGCCGCGCATCGATGCCTGCGCCAATGTCGAATTGCCGATGGTCTATGCCGGCGTCGCCCGCGCCGAGCGCAAGCGGCGCGCGCTTGCGGCGCTTGCCCGCGTCGGTCTCGCCGAGCGCGCCCATCACCGCCCGATGCAGCTCTCCGGCGGCCAGCAGCAGCGCGTCGCCATCGCCCGCGCGCTGGTCAACCAGCCGCGCCTCCTGCTCGCCGACGAGCCGACCGGCGCGCTCGACAGCCGCACCGCACTGGAAATCCTCGCGCTCTTCCAGGACCTGAACCGCGAGGGCGTCACCGTCGTCCTCGTCACGCATGACGCCGAGGTCGCCCGCCATGCCAGGCGCCTGATCCGCTTCCGCGACGGCCACCTGCTCAGCGATCTCCGGCAGGAGCCCGCCGACGCCCGCGCCGCGCTTGCCGCTTTCGACGTCGGCATCGGCCTGCCGGAGGCCGCCGCATGA
- a CDS encoding efflux RND transporter periplasmic adaptor subunit, whose protein sequence is MRRWLIGTGLIVLAAAGGYWALRPAGGNANEPPYRTATLDRGRITAAVRATGTLTPVTTVLVGSQLSGQIVEVLADYNSQVKAGQVVARLQSDQIRTRRDAAQADLEQARADLVVKTAQLERARAARIKADSTIRDIEAQRARTSAQLADAKRTFERQEQLFNRSTGSQQNLDTARTQVEVQTASLASNEAQLASARAELKGLDADIQLAEGQVQSGRAVIAARDAKLRDILIDLERTQIRSPVDGVVVQRQVDLGQTVAASLSAPTLFQIAQDLRIIDIYANIDEADVGRLKPGQPVSFTVNAYPNRNFQGRVEMVRLGAQTIQNVVTYTGIIRVENRDMALLPGMTANLQVVTEDRPDALRIPNAALRFRPVGAAGAPTAAGSGPVALPDAGERGPRAANALRERIETELQPTPEQKQAIAGILRERRSNREAMAGLSPEERRAAFRTARGEIVKKIGAVLDPERRAKFEAIMQEGRGAPRQGVPGRVYILDETGQPKPVPVMLGPTDGAFTELLGGEVKDGVQVVTGGGPRLTTAPEPAAPRPRGPRLF, encoded by the coding sequence TTGCGCAGATGGCTGATCGGAACCGGGCTGATCGTGCTTGCGGCGGCCGGCGGCTATTGGGCGCTGCGCCCGGCCGGCGGCAATGCCAATGAGCCGCCCTATCGCACCGCAACGCTCGACCGGGGCCGCATCACCGCTGCCGTGCGCGCCACCGGCACGCTGACGCCGGTCACCACCGTCCTCGTCGGCTCGCAGCTCTCCGGCCAGATCGTCGAGGTTCTCGCCGATTATAATTCGCAGGTGAAGGCCGGCCAGGTCGTAGCCCGCCTGCAGAGCGACCAGATCCGCACGCGCCGCGACGCCGCCCAGGCCGATCTCGAGCAGGCCAGGGCCGATCTCGTCGTCAAGACCGCCCAGTTGGAACGCGCCCGCGCCGCCCGCATCAAGGCGGATTCCACCATCCGCGATATCGAGGCCCAGCGCGCCCGCACCTCCGCCCAGCTCGCCGATGCGAAGCGCACCTTCGAGCGGCAGGAGCAGCTCTTCAACCGCAGCACCGGCTCGCAGCAGAACCTCGACACGGCCCGCACGCAGGTCGAGGTCCAGACGGCTTCGCTCGCCTCGAACGAGGCCCAGCTCGCCTCCGCCCGCGCCGAGCTCAAGGGGCTCGATGCCGATATCCAGCTCGCCGAGGGGCAGGTTCAGTCCGGCCGGGCGGTGATCGCAGCCCGCGACGCCAAGCTTCGCGACATCCTGATTGATCTCGAACGCACGCAGATCCGCTCGCCGGTCGACGGCGTCGTCGTCCAGCGCCAGGTCGATCTCGGACAGACGGTCGCTGCCTCGCTTTCGGCGCCGACCCTGTTCCAGATCGCGCAGGACCTGCGCATCATCGACATCTACGCCAATATCGACGAGGCCGATGTCGGGCGGCTGAAGCCCGGTCAGCCGGTCTCCTTCACCGTCAACGCCTATCCCAATCGCAATTTCCAGGGCCGGGTCGAGATGGTCCGGCTCGGCGCCCAGACCATCCAGAACGTCGTGACCTATACCGGCATCATCCGCGTCGAAAACCGCGACATGGCGCTCCTGCCGGGCATGACCGCCAATCTCCAGGTCGTGACCGAGGACCGGCCGGATGCGCTTCGCATACCCAATGCCGCCCTGCGCTTCCGCCCCGTCGGTGCGGCGGGCGCCCCGACTGCGGCAGGCAGCGGCCCCGTGGCGCTCCCGGATGCCGGCGAGCGCGGCCCGCGCGCCGCCAATGCGCTGCGCGAGCGCATCGAGACCGAGTTGCAGCCGACGCCCGAGCAGAAGCAGGCGATCGCGGGGATCCTGAGGGAGCGTCGCAGCAATCGCGAAGCCATGGCGGGCTTGTCACCAGAGGAGCGGCGCGCCGCCTTCCGCACGGCGCGGGGCGAAATCGTCAAGAAGATCGGCGCCGTGCTCGATCCCGAGCGTCGCGCCAAGTTCGAGGCGATCATGCAGGAGGGCCGCGGGGCGCCGCGCCAGGGTGTGCCCGGCCGCGTCTACATCCTCGACGAAACCGGCCAGCCCAAGCCGGTCCCGGTGATGCTCGGCCCCACCGACGGCGCCTTCACCGAACTGCTCGGCGGCGAGGTCAAGGACGGCGTCCAGGTCGTGACCGGCGGCGGCCCGCGCCTGACGACCGCACCCGAGCCGGCCGCCCCCCGCCCCCGCGGGCCGCGGCTGTTCTGA